The following coding sequences are from one Halorubrum sp. BOL3-1 window:
- a CDS encoding 6-hydroxymethylpterin diphosphokinase MptE-like protein — MNFATFEPTYEAILSDFGFERAADERARDAAADRATPFPLDRLGDWRGETVAVAGAAPCLADEVALARDADVVVAASTAADVLADRGVAVDCMVTDLDKNPETAAELTRDGVPVAAHAHGDNLPAVREWLPRFADEWTLATTQAAPVGPVRNAGGFTDGDRAAFLADHVGAGELAFPGWDFDDPEVDPMKARKLDWAARLLRWLERRRGERFAVLDGRREAADAALGGILGDE; from the coding sequence GTGAACTTCGCGACCTTCGAGCCGACGTACGAGGCGATCCTCTCGGATTTCGGGTTCGAGCGCGCGGCCGACGAGCGCGCCCGCGACGCCGCGGCCGACCGCGCGACGCCGTTCCCCCTCGACCGTCTCGGAGACTGGCGCGGCGAGACCGTCGCCGTCGCGGGCGCGGCCCCCTGTCTCGCCGACGAGGTCGCGCTCGCCCGCGACGCCGACGTCGTCGTCGCCGCCTCCACCGCGGCCGACGTCCTTGCGGACCGCGGCGTCGCCGTCGACTGTATGGTGACCGACCTCGACAAGAACCCGGAGACGGCGGCGGAACTGACCCGCGACGGCGTCCCGGTCGCGGCTCACGCCCACGGCGACAACCTGCCCGCGGTCCGCGAGTGGCTCCCTCGCTTCGCGGACGAGTGGACGCTGGCGACGACGCAGGCCGCCCCGGTCGGTCCCGTTCGCAACGCCGGCGGCTTCACCGACGGCGACCGCGCCGCGTTCCTCGCGGACCACGTCGGTGCCGGCGAACTCGCGTTCCCCGGCTGGGACTTCGACGACCCCGAGGTCGACCCGATGAAAGCCCGGAAGCTCGACTGGGCCGCTCGGCTGCTTCGGTGGCTCGAACGCCGCCGCGGCGAGCGGTTCGCGGTCTTAGACGGGCGACGCGAGGCGGCCGACGCGGCGCTCGGAGGGATTCTCGGTGACGAGTAG
- the folP gene encoding dihydropteroate synthase: protein MRNVDAAGLGIGDDHPPRIMGVLNVSEESPYDPSVYDDPGEAAAYVDDELIGEGADIVDVGLESANKDLDVLSAEQELDRLDTAIETLESTSGDAVWSIETRYHEVADEAISRGFDMVNDICGFADPEMPRVCREHDVAVSKMASPPDLEQPGAIEDVDDIYRALSMNGLTDKTILDPAFGGWSAAKTHEDDRETFHRLREFRGYGRPLLVSINRKSFLKTIAGRDTEEALPVSLAATSMAVERGAHVIRTHDVAETRDAALVGAEFARDRYRSGRGSDDVAVEELDVTTVREAERHLDRIGAAGATRGDREVAGSAVVRTYELSGLDEPAVGALRAATVGGEATGAAFAPGEPDRERPPTAASATDGGTAGDGSVDEVPADRRGLLVGTPAAIESVRDAVSGASEPLDAAFDGIDRNVN from the coding sequence ATGCGAAACGTGGACGCCGCGGGACTGGGGATCGGTGACGACCATCCCCCGCGGATCATGGGCGTGTTGAACGTCTCGGAAGAATCTCCCTACGACCCCAGCGTGTACGACGATCCCGGCGAGGCGGCGGCGTACGTCGACGACGAACTGATCGGTGAGGGCGCCGACATCGTCGACGTCGGTCTCGAATCCGCGAACAAGGACCTCGACGTGCTCTCGGCCGAACAGGAACTCGATCGGCTCGACACCGCGATCGAGACGCTGGAGTCGACTTCCGGCGACGCCGTCTGGTCGATCGAGACGCGCTACCACGAGGTCGCGGACGAGGCGATCTCCCGCGGCTTCGACATGGTCAACGACATCTGCGGCTTCGCGGACCCCGAGATGCCCCGCGTCTGTCGCGAACACGACGTCGCCGTCTCGAAGATGGCGTCACCCCCAGATCTGGAACAGCCGGGCGCGATCGAGGACGTCGACGACATCTACAGGGCGCTCTCGATGAACGGCCTCACCGACAAGACGATTCTCGACCCCGCATTCGGCGGGTGGTCCGCGGCGAAGACCCACGAGGACGACCGCGAGACGTTCCACCGGCTGCGCGAGTTCCGGGGATACGGCCGCCCGCTGCTCGTCTCGATCAACCGCAAGAGCTTCCTCAAGACGATCGCGGGCCGCGATACCGAGGAGGCGCTCCCGGTCTCGCTCGCCGCCACGTCGATGGCGGTCGAGCGCGGCGCCCACGTGATCCGAACTCACGACGTGGCCGAGACCCGGGACGCCGCGCTCGTCGGGGCCGAGTTCGCCCGCGACCGGTACCGCTCCGGCCGCGGCTCCGACGACGTCGCCGTCGAGGAACTCGACGTGACGACGGTCCGCGAGGCCGAGCGTCACCTCGACCGGATCGGCGCGGCGGGAGCGACCCGAGGCGACCGCGAGGTCGCGGGCAGCGCGGTCGTTCGCACCTACGAGCTCTCCGGACTCGACGAGCCGGCGGTCGGCGCCCTCCGGGCGGCGACCGTCGGCGGCGAGGCGACCGGGGCCGCGTTCGCGCCGGGAGAGCCGGACCGAGAGCGTCCTCCGACAGCCGCGTCGGCCACCGATGGCGGCACCGCTGGCGACGGATCCGTCGACGAGGTGCCCGCCGACCGCCGCGGACTCCTGGTCGGGACGCCCGCCGCGATCGAGTCGGTTCGAGACGCTGTATCGGGAGCCTCGGAGCCGCTCGACGCCGCTTTCGACGGTATCGACCGAAACGTGAATTAA
- a CDS encoding creatininase family protein, which translates to MYLADHTWPELGDALSDGSVALVPLGSTEQHGPHLPLATDHLIAEALATAAAERSDAFRTPTITVGVSPHHRQFPGTMWVDPPEFRDYVESFSRNLAYHGIDRVVFVNAHGGNVQHLREVGRRLHEDEVAYAVEWMWDESIPELVDDLFERNGPHAGPKETAMITHIAPALVREDRLEDARDGGLLDLESADTTVHGARTFYDSIDNSPNGAFGDPTDVIPEKSERLFEAAADQLVRLAEWIGDRDRDELFPEPRVTCEPS; encoded by the coding sequence ATGTACCTCGCGGACCACACTTGGCCGGAGCTGGGCGACGCGCTGTCGGACGGCTCCGTCGCGCTCGTCCCGCTCGGCTCGACCGAACAGCACGGCCCGCACCTCCCGCTCGCGACCGATCACCTGATCGCGGAGGCGCTCGCGACGGCGGCCGCCGAGCGGTCTGACGCGTTCCGGACACCGACTATAACCGTCGGCGTCAGCCCGCACCACCGGCAGTTCCCGGGAACGATGTGGGTCGACCCGCCCGAGTTCCGCGACTACGTCGAGTCGTTCTCCCGGAACCTCGCGTACCACGGGATCGACCGCGTGGTGTTCGTGAACGCTCACGGCGGCAACGTTCAGCACCTCCGGGAGGTCGGCCGCCGGCTCCACGAGGACGAGGTCGCCTACGCCGTCGAGTGGATGTGGGACGAGTCGATCCCGGAGCTCGTCGACGACCTCTTCGAGCGCAACGGCCCGCACGCCGGGCCGAAGGAGACGGCGATGATCACCCACATCGCCCCCGCCCTCGTCCGCGAGGACCGGCTCGAAGACGCCCGCGACGGCGGCCTCCTCGACCTCGAAAGCGCCGACACGACCGTCCACGGCGCCCGAACGTTCTACGACTCGATCGACAACTCCCCGAACGGCGCGTTCGGGGATCCGACCGACGTGATCCCGGAGAAGAGCGAGCGGCTGTTCGAGGCCGCCGCGGACCAGCTCGTTCGATTGGCCGAGTGGATCGGTGACCGCGACCGCGACGAGCTGTTCCCCGAGCCGCGGGTGACCTGCGAGCCGAGCTGA
- a CDS encoding AzlC family ABC transporter permease: MLGIAPFALVAGIAAVDAGFGLSEAVGMSVIVFAGASQLAALELLGENAPLAVVVGTAAVINLRMLMYSASIAPHFADYGRRLRAGLAYLLTDQAYALSVAEFDENPDRTRWRYYLGAAASLWIVWQVGTVAGVVLGAGVPGSWGLTFAVPLVFLALLVPAMKDRPTTVAGVAGGAVAVAAAGLPLNLGLLVGALCGVAAGLVTEATAS; encoded by the coding sequence ATGCTGGGGATCGCGCCGTTCGCGCTCGTCGCCGGTATCGCCGCCGTTGACGCCGGATTCGGGCTCTCCGAGGCGGTCGGCATGTCCGTCATCGTGTTCGCGGGTGCCTCCCAGCTCGCGGCGCTTGAACTGCTCGGAGAGAACGCGCCGCTGGCGGTCGTCGTCGGCACGGCCGCGGTTATCAACCTCCGGATGCTGATGTACTCGGCCTCCATCGCGCCGCACTTCGCCGACTACGGCCGCCGGCTCCGCGCCGGCCTCGCGTACCTGCTCACCGACCAGGCGTACGCGCTCTCGGTGGCCGAGTTCGACGAGAACCCCGACCGGACCCGGTGGCGCTACTACCTCGGCGCGGCCGCGTCGCTGTGGATCGTCTGGCAGGTCGGGACGGTCGCTGGCGTCGTCCTCGGCGCCGGTGTCCCCGGCTCGTGGGGACTCACCTTCGCGGTGCCGCTCGTCTTCCTCGCGCTCCTCGTGCCCGCGATGAAGGACCGGCCGACCACCGTCGCGGGCGTCGCGGGCGGCGCGGTCGCGGTCGCCGCGGCCGGCCTCCCGCTCAACCTCGGCCTGCTCGTCGGCGCCCTGTGCGGCGTCGCGGCCGGGCTGGTGACGGAGGCGACGGCGTCGTGA
- a CDS encoding AzlD domain-containing protein yields the protein MTDALGGLVASPRAWIAIAAIGAITYGIRLSFIHLFGRIEGVPTRVQRPLRYVPPAVLAALVLPDLVTFRPSVTATLLDERLIAGLVAGAVAWRTENVFATIATGMIALWIFRFVVFA from the coding sequence GTGACCGACGCGCTCGGCGGCCTCGTCGCCTCTCCGCGCGCCTGGATCGCCATCGCCGCGATCGGCGCGATCACGTACGGGATCCGGCTCTCTTTCATCCACCTGTTCGGGCGGATCGAGGGGGTGCCGACGCGCGTCCAGCGACCGCTGCGGTACGTGCCGCCCGCGGTCCTCGCGGCGCTCGTCCTCCCCGACCTGGTGACGTTTCGGCCGTCCGTCACGGCGACGCTGCTCGACGAGCGCCTGATCGCGGGCCTCGTCGCCGGCGCGGTCGCGTGGCGGACCGAGAACGTATTCGCCACCATCGCGACCGGGATGATCGCGCTGTGGATATTCCGGTTCGTCGTGTTCGCGTGA
- a CDS encoding bifunctional UDP-sugar hydrolase/5'-nucleotidase → MSKDTRSGEVVDETRRRLLAAAAGGVTVGALGTGATGGAAAEDDGTLTLVHDTHLHGRFEDAGNEAIDVARYYAVVEEFRGEYPNAAFLGNGDDLAPSVLGLEFEGEHMVEALNEMGPDAVGAGNHEFDFGVDTASERFESSEFPWVIANLLTPEGEPVPGAERWTTVEVGGHTVGVFGMGTTGFYDITDYPDDWRVLGYAEAAEAAVEALESETDFIVCASHVSSGVHETIAAVDGVDAIVGSHSGVVYEEPETIEGTTVAEFGDEFDHIGRLTFDVETGELSDWERVDLYDSEALDEDESPPESTENFTPRDVRSVDRNQPVAEIADGYLSDLEERLGQPVVESEVELNASFDNYEVETGWGNLMTDLMRGVGNLDEEIDVAVQNSGGIRSGSRYGPGELTGSDVMNILPFPNEIVVYELTGEQVRSYLERSVRPMPGDYGAQPAIQVSGVSYEWTGHDGEGQVRNVWIGGEPLDPEETYLVSTNDFVAGRSDEFVEESRVFNSGQFQGPFVKDTLDAEYDTIAPEREERMIRVDEVIEDPTVEGSEGTLTVSFGPTDAVASVVEDTYRLVAPGHGTVAASSVSAGDEVVVELAADAVVEGFDATEADALSLVGGFDPNSEHYGYETEDGEVIELPVNASYDYYELRTSLSADDVRATVGGDDGSDGDDSTDGDDSSDGDDGGDGDDGSYGSDGSDGDDGSDSGGDGGETADDTPGFGPLAGAAGVSGAAYLYEKYGASDGSDERTADE, encoded by the coding sequence ATGTCGAAAGACACGCGCTCCGGAGAGGTCGTCGACGAGACGCGTCGCCGCCTGCTGGCGGCGGCCGCGGGCGGGGTAACCGTCGGCGCCCTCGGAACCGGCGCGACGGGTGGCGCGGCGGCGGAGGACGACGGGACGCTCACGCTCGTCCACGACACCCACTTGCACGGCCGGTTCGAAGACGCGGGCAACGAGGCGATAGACGTCGCACGGTACTACGCCGTCGTCGAGGAGTTCCGCGGGGAGTACCCGAACGCGGCCTTCCTCGGGAACGGCGACGACCTGGCACCCTCGGTCCTCGGTCTCGAGTTCGAGGGCGAACACATGGTCGAGGCGCTCAACGAGATGGGACCGGACGCCGTCGGCGCCGGGAACCACGAGTTCGACTTCGGCGTCGACACCGCGAGCGAACGCTTCGAGTCCTCCGAGTTCCCCTGGGTGATCGCCAACCTCCTCACGCCGGAGGGAGAGCCGGTCCCCGGCGCGGAGCGCTGGACGACCGTCGAGGTCGGGGGCCACACCGTCGGCGTCTTCGGGATGGGTACCACCGGCTTCTACGACATCACGGACTACCCCGACGACTGGCGGGTGCTCGGCTACGCGGAGGCGGCCGAGGCCGCCGTCGAGGCCTTGGAGTCGGAGACCGACTTCATCGTCTGCGCGTCGCACGTCTCCAGCGGCGTCCACGAGACGATTGCGGCCGTCGACGGCGTCGACGCCATCGTGGGATCGCACTCGGGGGTCGTCTACGAGGAGCCGGAGACCATCGAGGGGACGACGGTCGCCGAGTTCGGAGACGAGTTCGACCACATCGGCCGGCTCACGTTCGACGTCGAGACGGGCGAGCTCTCGGACTGGGAGCGGGTCGACCTCTACGACTCCGAGGCGCTCGATGAGGACGAGTCGCCCCCGGAGTCGACCGAGAACTTCACCCCGCGCGACGTCCGGTCGGTGGACCGGAACCAGCCGGTCGCGGAGATCGCCGACGGCTACCTCTCGGACCTCGAAGAGCGCCTCGGCCAGCCCGTCGTCGAGTCGGAAGTCGAGCTCAACGCCAGCTTCGACAACTACGAGGTCGAGACGGGATGGGGGAACCTGATGACGGACCTGATGCGAGGGGTCGGTAACCTCGATGAGGAGATCGACGTCGCGGTCCAGAACTCCGGCGGCATCCGGTCGGGGTCCAGGTACGGTCCCGGCGAGCTCACCGGCAGCGACGTGATGAACATCCTCCCGTTCCCGAACGAGATCGTCGTGTACGAGCTGACCGGCGAGCAGGTCCGGTCGTACCTGGAGCGGTCGGTTCGACCGATGCCCGGCGACTACGGGGCGCAGCCGGCGATCCAGGTGTCCGGCGTCTCCTACGAGTGGACCGGCCACGACGGTGAGGGGCAGGTCCGGAACGTCTGGATCGGCGGAGAGCCGCTCGACCCCGAGGAGACGTACCTCGTCTCGACGAACGACTTCGTCGCCGGTCGGAGCGATGAGTTCGTCGAGGAGTCCCGCGTGTTCAACTCCGGGCAGTTCCAGGGACCGTTCGTCAAGGACACGCTCGACGCGGAGTACGACACGATCGCGCCGGAGCGCGAGGAACGGATGATCCGGGTCGACGAGGTGATCGAGGACCCGACCGTCGAGGGTTCCGAGGGGACGCTCACGGTCTCGTTCGGGCCGACGGACGCGGTCGCGTCGGTCGTCGAGGACACCTACCGGCTCGTGGCACCCGGCCACGGAACCGTCGCGGCGTCGTCCGTGTCCGCGGGCGACGAGGTCGTCGTCGAACTCGCCGCCGACGCCGTCGTCGAGGGGTTCGACGCCACCGAGGCCGACGCGCTGTCGCTGGTCGGCGGGTTCGACCCGAACAGCGAGCACTACGGCTACGAGACCGAGGACGGCGAGGTGATCGAACTCCCCGTCAACGCGAGCTACGACTACTACGAGCTGCGGACCTCGCTGTCGGCGGACGACGTCCGTGCGACCGTCGGCGGCGACGACGGTTCCGACGGCGACGACAGCACAGACGGCGACGACAGCTCGGACGGCGATGACGGGGGCGACGGCGACGACGGATCTTACGGTTCCGACGGGAGCGACGGCGACGACGGCTCCGACTCCGGCGGTGACGGCGGCGAGACCGCTGACGACACGCCCGGATTCGGTCCGCTCGCCGGCGCGGCCGGCGTCTCGGGCGCGGCGTACCTCTACGAGAAGTACGGCGCGAGCGACGGGTCGGACGAGCGTACGGCCGACGAGTAG
- a CDS encoding Dyp-type peroxidase domain-containing protein, whose product MELPCPDSVPRREFAKAAVALGGTAALSACLGRDGDPSGDAVDGGPLDGVPAGDPGDAPERQHAWNDALDRDDAGNAVPPTHHVLRYADVDREDVTRAAARERLEAALTDLERAFDRSPAGLLFTVGYSPSYFDRLSGSLPEPVDLPAPRPLTGLEDPSFDEADALVHLAADEPAAVLAADEALFGAATAANGVAVTDASDLFDPVDRRTGFIGSGLPREHRDVDGIPDDAPIPEGAKLFMGFSNGFAESQATEDRVTIEAGAFAGGTTQQVSTLRTQLDAWWSQESHAQRVAKLFSPTHADEERVGEHGERLGNDPAVADLPEDAVAYAREEGVVGHAQKAARARENGEPRLLRRDFPTTDGDHTGIHFLTLQESIGDFVAVRDAMTGADIADETGVGSRINNGILQYVFVRSRGNFLVPPRALRALPDPNPRDEP is encoded by the coding sequence ATGGAACTCCCGTGTCCGGACTCGGTACCTCGTCGCGAGTTCGCCAAGGCCGCCGTCGCGCTCGGCGGGACCGCCGCCCTGAGCGCCTGCCTCGGCCGCGACGGCGACCCGAGCGGTGACGCCGTCGACGGCGGTCCGCTGGACGGCGTGCCCGCGGGCGACCCCGGCGATGCCCCGGAGCGCCAGCACGCGTGGAACGACGCGCTCGACCGCGACGACGCGGGCAACGCCGTCCCGCCGACCCATCACGTGCTCCGGTACGCCGACGTCGACCGCGAGGACGTCACGCGAGCGGCGGCCCGCGAGCGGCTCGAAGCCGCCCTCACGGACCTCGAACGCGCCTTCGATCGCTCGCCCGCCGGCCTTCTTTTCACCGTCGGCTACTCGCCTTCGTACTTCGACCGGCTGTCGGGTTCGCTCCCGGAGCCGGTCGACCTCCCGGCGCCGCGGCCGCTGACCGGACTGGAGGACCCGTCGTTCGACGAGGCGGACGCGCTGGTCCACCTGGCCGCCGACGAGCCGGCGGCGGTGCTCGCGGCCGACGAGGCGCTGTTCGGTGCGGCGACCGCGGCCAACGGCGTCGCGGTGACGGACGCGAGCGACCTGTTCGACCCCGTCGACCGCCGGACCGGGTTCATCGGATCGGGACTCCCGCGCGAGCACCGCGACGTCGACGGGATCCCGGACGACGCGCCGATCCCTGAGGGAGCGAAGCTCTTCATGGGCTTTTCCAACGGGTTCGCGGAGTCGCAGGCCACCGAGGACCGAGTGACGATCGAGGCGGGAGCGTTCGCCGGCGGGACGACACAGCAGGTCTCGACGCTGCGGACGCAGCTCGACGCCTGGTGGTCACAGGAGAGCCACGCGCAACGCGTGGCGAAGCTCTTCAGCCCGACCCACGCGGACGAGGAGCGCGTCGGCGAACACGGCGAGCGGCTCGGGAACGACCCGGCGGTCGCGGACCTCCCGGAGGACGCGGTCGCGTACGCCCGCGAGGAGGGCGTCGTCGGGCACGCCCAGAAGGCGGCCCGCGCCCGCGAGAACGGAGAGCCGCGGCTGCTGCGCCGCGACTTCCCGACGACGGACGGCGACCACACCGGGATCCACTTCCTCACGCTCCAGGAGTCGATCGGGGACTTCGTCGCCGTCCGCGACGCGATGACCGGCGCGGACATCGCGGACGAGACCGGGGTGGGGAGCCGGATCAACAACGGCATCCTCCAGTACGTGTTCGTGCGGAGCCGCGGGAACTTCCTCGTGCCGCCCCGCGCCCTGCGCGCGCTTCCCGACCCGAACCCCCGGGATGAGCCGTGA
- a CDS encoding aldehyde ferredoxin oxidoreductase family protein — translation MTEMGGYRDRVAQVDLGGGDVNYRGIDDEDAEKYIGARGLGVKYVFDKGPDVDPLGPENRLAFMTGPLTGTQTVMSGRIALVTKSPLTGTVTDSHHGGWSGARLKWAGLDGILLDGESDEPVYLFVEDGDVEVRDASHLWGQGVHDAIDQIGEEVDGKVGRNVSVMAIGQGGENQVRYGCVINEDDRASGRGGTGAVMGAKNVKAVVVKSGTDMPKPADPETFQEGYQQAMEVIRESDVTAPNEGGLSMYGTNVLMNATEEMDGLPAKNAKYTSTEAYNETEGVDIEAERVSGENVRENILADEPTCHSCPVACKKEIEVDVTHKGQDMNVRTESYEYESAWALGPNSGHSDRDEIAVMLQRCNDLGIDTIEAGNMMAMAMEMSEEGKLDGVGGLDWGDSETMIDLIDEIGRRSSDLGDLLAEGPERVADAKGAHGNKLSVKGQTMAAYDPRCMKGMGIAYATSNRGACHLRGYTPAAEILGIPEKVDPYEWEGKGELTATFQNLHAVSDSFDICKFSAFAEGIEEYVLQYNGMTGRDLSEDDLFEAGERVYNLERYYNNLVGFDGVDDTLPNRFVEGHPDAIPGTGASEGELVELDQMLDEYYETRGWVDGVVPDEKLDQLGIDLGPGTGVSAGDSAAPADD, via the coding sequence ATGACTGAAATGGGCGGCTACAGAGACCGAGTGGCACAGGTCGACCTCGGCGGTGGCGACGTCAACTACCGCGGGATCGACGACGAGGACGCGGAGAAGTACATCGGTGCGCGCGGGCTGGGCGTCAAGTACGTCTTCGACAAGGGTCCCGACGTGGACCCGCTGGGACCGGAGAACCGGCTGGCGTTCATGACGGGACCGCTCACGGGTACGCAGACCGTCATGAGCGGTCGGATCGCACTCGTGACGAAGTCCCCGCTGACGGGGACCGTCACCGACTCGCACCACGGCGGCTGGTCCGGCGCCCGGCTCAAGTGGGCCGGACTGGACGGCATCCTGCTCGACGGCGAGAGCGACGAGCCGGTGTACCTGTTCGTCGAGGACGGTGACGTCGAGGTACGCGACGCCTCCCACCTCTGGGGCCAGGGCGTCCACGACGCGATCGACCAGATCGGTGAAGAGGTCGACGGGAAGGTCGGTCGCAACGTCTCCGTGATGGCGATCGGTCAGGGCGGCGAGAACCAGGTGCGGTACGGCTGCGTTATCAACGAGGACGACCGCGCCTCTGGCCGCGGCGGCACCGGCGCCGTGATGGGCGCGAAGAACGTGAAGGCGGTCGTCGTGAAGTCGGGGACCGACATGCCGAAGCCCGCCGACCCGGAGACGTTCCAGGAGGGGTACCAGCAGGCGATGGAGGTCATCCGCGAGTCCGACGTGACCGCGCCCAACGAGGGCGGGCTCTCGATGTACGGCACCAACGTCCTGATGAACGCGACCGAGGAGATGGACGGGCTGCCGGCGAAGAACGCGAAGTACACCTCGACGGAAGCGTACAACGAGACCGAGGGCGTCGACATCGAGGCGGAGCGCGTCTCGGGCGAGAACGTCCGCGAGAACATCCTCGCCGACGAGCCGACCTGTCACTCCTGTCCGGTCGCGTGTAAGAAGGAGATAGAGGTCGACGTCACCCACAAGGGACAGGACATGAACGTCCGCACGGAGTCGTACGAGTACGAGTCCGCGTGGGCGCTCGGCCCGAACTCCGGCCACTCCGACCGCGACGAGATCGCGGTCATGCTCCAGCGGTGCAACGACCTCGGCATCGACACAATCGAGGCCGGCAACATGATGGCGATGGCGATGGAGATGAGCGAGGAGGGCAAACTCGACGGCGTCGGCGGTCTCGACTGGGGCGACTCCGAGACGATGATCGACCTCATCGACGAGATCGGCCGCCGGTCCTCGGACCTCGGCGACCTCCTCGCGGAGGGTCCCGAGCGCGTCGCCGACGCGAAGGGGGCACACGGCAACAAGCTCTCGGTCAAGGGGCAGACGATGGCCGCCTACGACCCGCGCTGTATGAAGGGCATGGGGATCGCGTACGCGACTTCCAACCGCGGCGCCTGCCACCTGCGCGGGTACACGCCGGCCGCCGAGATCCTCGGTATTCCGGAGAAGGTCGACCCGTACGAGTGGGAGGGCAAGGGCGAACTCACCGCCACCTTCCAGAACCTCCACGCGGTGTCGGACTCGTTCGACATCTGCAAGTTCAGCGCGTTCGCGGAGGGGATCGAGGAGTACGTGCTGCAGTACAACGGCATGACCGGCCGCGACCTCTCTGAGGACGACCTGTTCGAGGCCGGCGAGCGCGTGTACAACCTCGAACGCTACTACAACAACCTCGTCGGCTTCGACGGCGTGGACGACACGCTGCCGAACCGGTTCGTCGAGGGGCACCCGGACGCCATCCCCGGTACGGGCGCCAGCGAGGGCGAACTCGTCGAGCTCGACCAGATGCTCGACGAGTACTACGAGACCCGCGGCTGGGTCGACGGCGTCGTCCCCGACGAGAAGCTCGACCAACTCGGCATCGATCTCGGTCCCGGCACCGGCGTCTCCGCGGGCGACTCGGCGGCTCCCGCCGACGACTGA
- a CDS encoding RNA methyltransferase has protein sequence MSGDETDAPDANETDGARRKPVVVVVEPETPGNVGTIARAMKNFGLSDLKLVDPPELEEGGEAYGFAGHAREDVLPNADEVTFDEVVANYHTVGTTAITGEDDRSHERFPFKTPVELRESLKTVDAPTAIVFGREGRGLNNEELSRLDEVCSIPADEDYPVLNLGQAATVLLYELRGLTVDETQQPDTEVTRAPEADVERFHEFFDEFLAVTGQRDHVRGKNALLMRRLLGRAHPTEREIHSLLGTFRKANAKLDHADHLAAKHDEPVYPREK, from the coding sequence ATGAGCGGCGACGAGACCGACGCGCCGGACGCGAACGAGACCGACGGTGCCCGCCGGAAGCCGGTCGTGGTCGTCGTCGAGCCGGAGACGCCGGGCAACGTCGGCACCATCGCCCGGGCGATGAAGAACTTCGGCCTCTCGGACCTCAAACTGGTGGATCCGCCGGAGCTGGAAGAGGGCGGCGAGGCGTACGGCTTCGCCGGTCACGCCCGCGAGGACGTCCTCCCGAACGCCGACGAGGTCACCTTCGACGAGGTCGTCGCGAACTACCACACCGTCGGCACCACCGCGATCACCGGCGAGGACGACCGCAGCCACGAGCGCTTCCCGTTCAAGACGCCCGTCGAACTGCGCGAGTCGCTGAAGACCGTCGACGCGCCCACCGCTATCGTCTTCGGCCGCGAGGGGCGCGGCCTCAACAACGAGGAGCTCTCGCGGCTCGACGAGGTGTGTTCGATCCCGGCCGACGAGGACTACCCCGTCCTCAACCTCGGGCAGGCCGCGACGGTGCTCCTCTACGAACTCCGCGGACTCACGGTAGACGAGACCCAACAGCCCGACACGGAAGTGACCCGCGCCCCCGAAGCGGACGTGGAGCGCTTCCACGAGTTCTTCGACGAGTTCCTCGCCGTGACCGGGCAGCGCGACCACGTCCGCGGGAAGAACGCGCTGCTGATGCGCCGGCTGCTCGGACGCGCGCATCCGACCGAACGCGAGATCCACTCCCTGCTCGGCACCTTCCGCAAGGCGAACGCGAAGCTCGACCACGCCGACCACCTCGCGGCGAAGCACGATGAGCCGGTCTACCCGCGGGAGAAATAG
- a CDS encoding DUF192 domain-containing protein, with protein MRRRRLLGLTAAATAGSAAGCLGGDPTGDGGGGGETGGGDGSDGSGDGSDGGGGGSDGGGETDIKWPTGTYADYATTAVTVESSTGEELGSVTAAIADDRDRHVLGLSDAEALPEDGGMLFTYGSPRDSLTYVMRDMDFGIDIVYADGDREVVEVHNAPEPGPNEDGEEQQYPGSGQYVLEVPYEWTDRHDVSVGDSLAFDL; from the coding sequence ATGCGACGGCGACGGCTCCTCGGACTGACCGCGGCCGCGACCGCCGGGAGCGCGGCGGGCTGTCTCGGCGGTGACCCGACCGGAGACGGTGGCGGAGGCGGGGAGACCGGCGGTGGAGACGGTTCGGATGGTAGCGGAGACGGTTCGGACGGCGGCGGAGGCGGTTCGGACGGCGGTGGAGAAACCGACATCAAGTGGCCGACCGGGACGTACGCCGACTACGCGACGACGGCCGTGACGGTCGAGAGTTCGACGGGCGAGGAACTGGGATCGGTGACCGCAGCGATCGCGGACGACAGGGACAGGCACGTCCTCGGCCTCAGCGACGCCGAGGCGCTCCCGGAGGACGGCGGGATGCTGTTCACCTACGGTTCCCCGCGCGACTCGCTCACCTACGTGATGCGCGACATGGACTTCGGGATCGACATCGTCTACGCGGACGGCGACCGCGAGGTCGTCGAGGTCCACAACGCGCCCGAACCCGGTCCGAACGAGGACGGCGAGGAGCAGCAGTATCCCGGTTCGGGACAGTACGTGTTAGAAGTACCCTATGAGTGGACCGACCGGCACGACGTGTCGGTCGGGGATTCGCTGGCGTTCGACCTGTGA